The nucleotide sequence TCTTCAAGGAAGCCTTTATTCGGTTCCACAATTCCGAAGTTGCCGACAATTGGTTCGACCAAAATACAAGCAATTTCTTCGCCCCATTTGTCCATGGCTTCCGAAAAAGCAGCAGGGTCGTTAAATGGAATCGTAATGACTTCTTCTGCAATGGTTTTTGGCACTCCTGCAGAATCCGGTGTTCCAAGTGTTGCAGGGCCTGAACCGGCTGCAACGAGCACTAAATCGGAATGGCCGTGGTAGCAGCCGGCAAACTTCATGATTTTGGTGCGTCCTGTATAAGCGCGGGAAACACGGATGGTCGTCATGACGGCTTCCGTTCCGCTGTTGACAAAACGGACTCTGTCCATTTTCGGCATGGCTTCTTTCAGCATTTTGGCAAAGGTAATTTCGTGGCGGGTCGGTGTTCCGTACAAAAGACCCGTTTCTGCTGCATGCGTGATCGCTTTTGTAATATGCGGATGGGCATGCCCGGTAATGATCGGACCGTATGCAGCCAAGTAGTCGATGTATTTATTGCCATCGACATCCCAGAAATAAGCGCCTTTGGCACGTTCCATTGCGACGGGTGAGCCGCCTCCCACTGCTTTATACGATCTTGATGGGCTGTTGACGCCGCCGACAATGTGCTGCAGCGCTTCTTCGTGTAGCT is from Planococcus liqunii and encodes:
- a CDS encoding glutamate-1-semialdehyde 2,1-aminomutase; translation: MNHSTSEKLHEEALQHIVGGVNSPSRSYKAVGGGSPVAMERAKGAYFWDVDGNKYIDYLAAYGPIITGHAHPHITKAITHAAETGLLYGTPTRHEITFAKMLKEAMPKMDRVRFVNSGTEAVMTTIRVSRAYTGRTKIMKFAGCYHGHSDLVLVAAGSGPATLGTPDSAGVPKTIAEEVITIPFNDPAAFSEAMDKWGEEIACILVEPIVGNFGIVEPNKGFLEDVHRIAKEKGALIVYDEVITAFRFHYGGAQDLLGLTPDLTALGKIIGGGLPIGAYGGKKEIMETVAPLGPAYQAGTMAGNPASIQAGIACLEVLREEGVYEKMDELGRQLEEGILAAAEDFGVTITINRLKGALTIYFTDQKVENYEQAEASDGEVFARFFKLMLEQGINLAPSKYEAWFLTTEHTAEDVEKSIQAVREAFKQL